In one window of Pelorhabdus rhamnosifermentans DNA:
- a CDS encoding 4Fe-4S dicluster domain-containing protein: MVNNEALLPTKERLAKGPVAVFECMQQIPCNPCADACPQGAITVKKINDCPTLDAERCNGCGNCMTHCPGLSIFVVDVTYGEDQALVKIPYEFFPLPKSNEIVDALNRSGKCVGTAKVVRVQQSPNKTNVIWLSLPTELAMDVRGLRLHKEENHESE, encoded by the coding sequence CGCTTGGCTAAGGGACCTGTAGCAGTATTTGAATGTATGCAGCAAATTCCCTGCAATCCTTGTGCCGATGCCTGTCCGCAAGGGGCTATTACGGTAAAAAAAATCAATGACTGTCCAACACTCGATGCAGAACGTTGTAACGGGTGCGGGAATTGTATGACCCATTGCCCCGGGCTATCGATTTTTGTTGTCGATGTTACGTACGGTGAGGACCAAGCCTTAGTCAAAATTCCTTATGAGTTTTTTCCTTTGCCAAAATCGAATGAAATAGTGGATGCTTTAAATCGCAGTGGAAAATGTGTGGGTACAGCGAAAGTTGTGCGCGTTCAGCAATCGCCCAATAAAACGAATGTCATTTGGCTTTCCTTGCCAACAGAACTAGCTATGGATGTTCGGGGTCTGCGCTTGCATAAGGAGGAAAATCATGAATCAGAATGA